A window of the Euzebya pacifica genome harbors these coding sequences:
- a CDS encoding potassium channel family protein — protein sequence MPEDTRPLDRVRLARRPHDPRRAVARRVGFALLLIAFIALVVLVGRDGYTDVTGDPVGLIDALYYASVTVTTTGYGDISAVTTATRLATVLLITPARIIFLILVVGTTVEVLTEQYRQLLAVRRWREDVQDHFVICGFGATGRSAARALLADGVDPSAIVVVDSSAQATEEATEDGFASVHGDASRTAVLDQAAVASARSVIVTPNRDDTAVLITLTARQANPTAHIVTAVRERENKHLLRQSGADAVIDSSAAVGRLLGLATQTPSALGVIDDLLDVGTSLELAEVAPSIDPDGRPAVPADTQLLTVIRGKDRLPFTDPATLVLRPDDRLLVVRPTDGA from the coding sequence ATGCCGGAGGACACGCGCCCGTTGGATCGGGTCAGGTTGGCGCGCCGACCCCACGACCCGCGACGAGCGGTCGCCCGTCGCGTGGGCTTCGCCCTGCTGCTGATCGCGTTCATCGCGCTGGTCGTGCTGGTCGGCCGCGACGGCTACACCGATGTGACGGGCGACCCCGTCGGCCTGATCGATGCGCTGTACTACGCGTCGGTCACGGTGACGACGACCGGGTACGGCGACATCTCGGCGGTCACGACGGCAACACGGTTGGCCACGGTGCTGCTGATCACCCCCGCCCGGATCATCTTCCTCATCCTGGTCGTCGGTACCACGGTGGAGGTCCTGACCGAGCAGTACCGACAGCTGCTGGCCGTTCGACGCTGGAGGGAAGACGTGCAGGACCATTTCGTGATCTGTGGATTCGGGGCGACGGGGCGCAGCGCCGCCCGTGCGCTGCTCGCCGACGGGGTCGATCCGTCGGCCATCGTCGTCGTCGACTCCAGCGCCCAAGCCACGGAGGAGGCCACCGAGGACGGCTTCGCCTCAGTGCACGGGGACGCGTCCCGGACCGCGGTGCTGGACCAGGCCGCGGTGGCGTCGGCCCGCAGCGTGATCGTGACGCCCAACCGCGACGACACCGCGGTGCTGATCACCCTCACCGCCCGCCAGGCGAACCCGACGGCCCACATCGTGACCGCGGTGCGAGAACGCGAGAACAAGCACCTGCTGCGACAGAGCGGCGCCGATGCGGTGATCGACTCCTCCGCCGCCGTCGGACGGTTGCTCGGGCTGGCCACACAGACCCCGTCGGCCCTCGGGGTCATCGACGACCTCCTGGACGTGGGCACGTCGCTGGAGCTGGCCGAGGTCGCCCCCTCGATTGACCCCGACGGTCGACCAGCGGTCCCGGCCGACACCCAGCTGCTCACCGTCATCCGCGGGAAGGACCGCCTGCCGTTCACTGACCCCGCCACCCTCGTGCTGCGGCCCGACGACCGGCTGCTCGTCGTCAGGCCGACCGACGGCGCGTGA
- a CDS encoding alpha/beta hydrolase — protein sequence MAEVMIETGGVELCTETFGAPTDPPVLLVMGLGASMLWWDEGFCRTLAGAGRFVIRYDHRDTGRSTCHAPGHPGYGGTALVADAIGVLDGHGVGSAHVVGVSAGGGIAQVLALDAPHRVRSLVLVSTSPAVPVDQPLPPPAPAFGRFIGEVEVDWTDRRSVIDYLVGFTRLLAGDQRPFDEDTCRDLVRRDVDRAVDFASLQNHDHLDHDDGPHPPLASIAAPTLVVHGTADPLFPLAHGEALVEAIPNAGARWLDGAGHELDPADLAVVASAIIQHTASVG from the coding sequence ATGGCCGAGGTGATGATCGAGACCGGAGGGGTTGAGCTGTGCACGGAGACGTTCGGCGCGCCGACCGATCCGCCGGTGCTGCTGGTCATGGGGCTGGGCGCGTCGATGCTGTGGTGGGACGAGGGCTTCTGTCGAACGCTCGCGGGGGCTGGCCGCTTCGTGATCCGCTACGACCATCGCGACACCGGACGTTCGACCTGCCATGCGCCCGGTCATCCGGGGTACGGCGGAACCGCGCTGGTCGCCGACGCGATCGGGGTGCTGGACGGGCACGGGGTGGGGTCGGCGCACGTCGTCGGCGTGTCTGCTGGGGGAGGGATCGCGCAGGTCCTGGCCCTCGACGCGCCCCACCGCGTTCGGTCGCTCGTGCTCGTCAGCACCTCACCCGCGGTCCCAGTCGACCAGCCGCTACCGCCACCCGCTCCGGCGTTCGGGCGCTTCATCGGCGAGGTGGAGGTCGACTGGACGGACCGGAGGTCGGTGATCGACTACCTCGTCGGGTTCACGCGGCTGCTCGCAGGTGACCAGCGGCCGTTCGACGAGGACACGTGCAGGGACCTGGTCCGCCGCGACGTGGATCGGGCCGTCGACTTCGCGTCGTTGCAGAACCACGACCACCTCGACCACGACGACGGCCCGCATCCCCCGCTCGCGTCCATCGCCGCGCCCACGCTGGTGGTCCACGGCACGGCCGACCCGTTGTTCCCCCTCGCCCACGGCGAGGCGCTGGTCGAGGCGATTCCCAACGCAGGGGCCCGCTGGCTGGACGGTGCCGGCCACGAGCTGGACCCGGCGGATCTGGCGGTCGTCGCGTCGGCGATCATCCAGCACACGGCCTCGGTGGGATGA
- a CDS encoding NAD-dependent epimerase/dehydratase family protein, translated as MRLLLTGAFGNVGRAVLRQLADGPHEVTCLDLPTKANRRRADAVPWAVRWVDLTDRSAVASAVEGHDVVLHVAGVIPPASIHRPDVAERVNVGGTRNVIAACQEAPVPPRVVFTSSVALFGPTQHLPPPRSVGDPIVVTDDYTRHKAEAERLLAASGLDVTVLRLGAVIPIEVIGVVDPLMFEVPLQDRIEIVHPDDVGRAVVRAAERPDTVGRTLLIGGGPACRVRQRELMSRALDAVGVGMLPDDAFTTSPFHTDWLDTEESQALLDYQRHDLDDLIADMTRSVGWRRAPARVLAPVIRRALVRRSPYPARR; from the coding sequence ATGCGCCTCCTCCTGACCGGCGCGTTCGGCAACGTGGGACGCGCTGTGCTGCGCCAGCTGGCCGACGGCCCCCACGAGGTGACGTGCCTCGACCTGCCGACGAAGGCCAACCGCCGGCGCGCGGATGCCGTTCCGTGGGCAGTCCGCTGGGTCGACCTGACCGACCGCAGTGCCGTCGCCAGCGCCGTCGAGGGGCACGATGTCGTCCTGCACGTCGCTGGCGTCATCCCACCCGCCAGCATCCACCGTCCCGACGTGGCCGAACGGGTCAACGTCGGCGGCACCCGCAACGTCATCGCCGCCTGTCAGGAGGCACCGGTCCCACCCCGTGTGGTCTTCACCTCCTCGGTGGCCCTGTTCGGACCGACCCAGCACCTGCCGCCGCCTCGGTCCGTCGGCGACCCCATCGTCGTCACCGACGACTACACACGGCACAAGGCCGAAGCCGAACGGCTGCTGGCCGCGTCCGGGCTGGACGTGACCGTGTTGCGCCTGGGGGCCGTCATTCCCATCGAGGTCATCGGGGTCGTGGACCCGTTGATGTTCGAGGTGCCGCTGCAGGACCGCATCGAGATCGTCCACCCCGACGACGTCGGTCGCGCCGTCGTACGGGCCGCCGAACGTCCCGACACCGTGGGACGCACGCTGCTCATCGGCGGGGGTCCGGCGTGTCGAGTTCGCCAGCGCGAGCTGATGTCCCGTGCGCTGGACGCGGTCGGCGTCGGCATGCTGCCCGACGACGCCTTCACGACGTCGCCCTTCCACACCGACTGGCTCGACACGGAGGAGAGCCAGGCGTTGCTCGACTACCAGCGGCATGACCTCGACGACCTGATCGCCGACATGACCCGGTCGGTCGGATGGCGCCGGGCCCCGGCCCGCGTGCTCGCGCCGGTGATCCGTCGGGCGCTGGTCCGGCGTTCGCCCTACCCCGCTCGCCGCTGA
- a CDS encoding glycosyltransferase family 4 protein yields the protein MTHVLDGGALYATYDRFPAPKGASTHIARFAGALLGAADHGLLHCLAGDSLPPYQQEGTITIRRTAATEVHPLGRAERFGAEVADSVARERWTTAQGREPWSVMALLAEDRTWPVVYEVNGLPSIEWAETYPQAPRADLAAIDALERWCLDRVDAVVTPSAVTAQALADRGVSSERIAVIPNGADLPDPALPRPPDAPSGPYLVYVGGLQPWQGVDVAVRALGRIRDLGIPLVVVTGARPRQLRPLLQLARRLDVGDLVHVRNAQHAAATSAWLVHASVSLAPLRDTPRNTVQGCCPLKVVESLAAGTPVIGSDLEVVRAEVPDGIHGLLVRPDRPRDLARAIRVALDAPEALARWGAAGRAHIASNRTWSAAEQALLDVHVRLITT from the coding sequence ATGACGCACGTCCTCGATGGCGGGGCCCTGTACGCCACGTACGACCGCTTCCCGGCGCCGAAGGGCGCGTCGACCCACATCGCCCGGTTCGCCGGCGCGTTGCTGGGCGCCGCCGATCACGGGCTGCTGCACTGCCTGGCGGGGGACAGCCTCCCCCCGTACCAGCAGGAGGGGACGATCACGATCCGACGGACCGCGGCAACGGAGGTGCATCCGCTGGGCCGTGCCGAACGGTTCGGGGCCGAGGTGGCGGACAGCGTCGCCCGGGAGCGGTGGACGACCGCCCAGGGACGTGAGCCGTGGAGCGTCATGGCGCTGCTCGCGGAGGATCGGACCTGGCCGGTGGTGTACGAGGTCAACGGCCTTCCGTCGATCGAGTGGGCCGAGACCTACCCGCAGGCCCCGCGTGCCGACCTGGCAGCCATCGACGCCCTCGAACGGTGGTGCCTCGACCGGGTCGATGCGGTCGTCACACCCTCCGCCGTCACCGCGCAGGCGCTGGCCGACCGTGGCGTGTCGAGCGAACGGATCGCCGTCATCCCCAACGGCGCGGACCTCCCCGACCCGGCCCTGCCACGACCCCCCGACGCCCCATCCGGCCCCTACCTCGTCTACGTCGGCGGTCTGCAGCCGTGGCAAGGCGTCGATGTGGCCGTCCGCGCACTTGGTCGGATCCGCGATCTCGGCATCCCCCTGGTGGTGGTGACCGGCGCACGACCGCGGCAGCTCCGCCCACTGCTGCAGCTGGCACGCCGGCTCGACGTCGGCGACCTGGTCCACGTACGGAACGCGCAGCACGCCGCGGCGACATCGGCGTGGCTGGTCCATGCGTCCGTGTCGTTGGCCCCGCTGCGCGACACGCCACGCAACACCGTCCAGGGCTGCTGTCCGCTGAAGGTCGTGGAGAGCCTGGCGGCGGGCACGCCGGTCATCGGCAGCGATCTGGAGGTGGTCCGCGCGGAGGTGCCCGACGGCATCCACGGCCTGCTCGTGCGGCCGGACCGGCCACGGGACCTGGCCCGCGCCATCCGCGTCGCGCTGGATGCCCCGGAGGCGCTTGCTCGCTGGGGTGCCGCGGGGCGCGCCCACATCGCGTCGAACCGGACATGGAGCGCCGCGGAACAGGCGTTGCTGGACGTCCACGTTCGCCTCATCACAACCTGA
- a CDS encoding sialidase family protein, which translates to MAKPMVLVVSILLALGATGAAAGSLVTSAAPGLPAQVVEFTPDATREEGYPTTTWTADGPVDGTSQWRVVHGTGNAAELWLHATPDGRLYDFGGRYLNYSDDDGETWQSVRPLEPLVNGEGSVVMAPNGDVVGVTWDPYAGDRILTFKYTAATGTWEYAADPFHTPFWDRPGIDVIPGDFTSPTGEQVSYITLIKGFPHELWHYSYDGLHYPFTISRAVDDRTTTPISDWLDVEPDATLDWIQPLPVLGGMVTPLGGGRGLGGSMMFDGEDMRWHRFTMPEGAIPGGITQTDSRGRLHNVVRSGDDAVYRISTDGGRSWSGDLVLPGIRPGDMKANAAVGVAAVSGVDGTQDVLYKLDISTDVPTLTQRFEIGLGDDCRCSGIGFYGVQGGHRFDFHTVVILPDGRLAVSFMDSTTITSFPTLDLPVVAPALAVELPE; encoded by the coding sequence ATGGCCAAGCCAATGGTCCTAGTCGTGTCGATCCTCCTCGCCCTGGGGGCAACGGGCGCGGCGGCGGGGTCGCTCGTCACGTCGGCGGCGCCTGGGTTGCCGGCGCAGGTCGTGGAGTTCACCCCCGATGCGACGCGGGAGGAGGGCTACCCGACGACCACCTGGACCGCGGACGGTCCGGTCGACGGCACCTCGCAGTGGCGCGTCGTGCACGGCACCGGCAACGCCGCGGAGCTGTGGTTGCACGCCACCCCCGACGGTCGCCTCTACGACTTCGGTGGCCGGTACCTGAACTACAGCGACGACGACGGCGAGACCTGGCAGTCCGTTCGCCCCCTGGAGCCGCTGGTCAACGGCGAGGGTTCCGTCGTCATGGCCCCCAACGGCGATGTCGTCGGCGTCACCTGGGACCCCTACGCGGGCGACCGCATCCTGACCTTCAAGTACACCGCGGCCACCGGCACGTGGGAGTACGCGGCCGACCCGTTCCACACCCCGTTCTGGGACCGGCCCGGCATCGACGTCATCCCCGGCGACTTCACCTCACCGACCGGCGAGCAGGTCTCCTACATCACCCTCATCAAGGGATTCCCCCACGAGCTGTGGCACTACAGCTACGACGGCCTGCACTACCCCTTCACGATCTCCCGCGCGGTCGACGACCGGACGACGACGCCCATCTCCGACTGGCTGGACGTCGAGCCCGACGCGACGCTCGACTGGATCCAGCCCCTGCCCGTCCTGGGCGGCATGGTCACCCCGCTGGGTGGGGGCCGCGGCCTCGGCGGCTCGATGATGTTCGACGGTGAGGACATGCGGTGGCACCGCTTCACCATGCCGGAGGGGGCGATCCCCGGTGGCATCACCCAGACGGACTCGCGCGGCCGGCTGCACAACGTGGTCCGCAGCGGCGACGACGCGGTCTACCGCATCTCCACCGACGGTGGACGCTCCTGGTCCGGTGACCTCGTCCTTCCCGGCATCCGGCCGGGCGACATGAAGGCCAACGCGGCGGTCGGCGTTGCCGCCGTATCCGGCGTCGACGGCACCCAGGACGTGCTCTACAAGCTCGACATCAGCACCGACGTCCCGACGCTGACGCAGCGGTTCGAGATCGGACTCGGTGATGACTGCCGCTGCTCCGGCATCGGGTTCTACGGCGTCCAGGGCGGTCACCGCTTCGACTTCCACACCGTCGTGATCCTCCCGGACGGCCGGCTGGCGGTGTCGTTCATGGACTCCACCACCATCACCAGCTTCCCGACCCTCGACCTGCCCGTCGTGGCCCCCGCGCTCGCGGTGGAGCTGCCGGAGTAG
- a CDS encoding DUF899 family protein, protein MLGTKHATPPVVGRDDYERTLAQQVEVEKELTRFGDRVSARRRRLPMTPIEDYRFIGVDGPVRLDDLFGDRSQLVLQSFMFHPDWDDGCPSCTWAADNMPRDLDRLLAPRSVAFAMVSRAPIEKLRAWRQRRGWDHLVWVSSAETTFNTDWGWTVDEQDQPGYSYLLRTDDGIFLTYRTQRRGTEAHLPVAAIWDRTVYGRQQDFEDSPQGWPQEPTYG, encoded by the coding sequence GTGCTCGGGACGAAACACGCGACACCGCCGGTGGTGGGTCGCGACGACTACGAACGAACACTTGCCCAGCAGGTCGAGGTGGAGAAGGAGCTGACCCGCTTCGGTGACCGCGTGTCGGCGAGGCGTCGGCGCCTGCCGATGACGCCGATCGAGGACTATCGGTTCATCGGGGTCGACGGACCGGTTCGGCTCGACGACCTCTTCGGGGATCGCTCGCAGCTCGTCCTGCAGTCCTTCATGTTCCATCCGGACTGGGACGACGGGTGCCCGAGCTGCACCTGGGCCGCCGACAACATGCCCCGTGACCTCGACCGGCTGCTGGCCCCCAGGAGCGTGGCGTTCGCGATGGTCTCCCGCGCGCCGATCGAGAAGCTGCGGGCCTGGCGTCAACGACGGGGATGGGACCACCTGGTGTGGGTGTCGTCGGCCGAGACCACCTTCAACACCGACTGGGGGTGGACCGTCGACGAGCAGGACCAGCCCGGCTACTCCTACCTGCTGAGGACCGACGACGGGATCTTCCTGACCTACCGCACCCAACGGCGCGGCACCGAGGCGCACCTGCCGGTGGCAGCCATCTGGGACCGGACCGTCTACGGCCGGCAGCAGGACTTCGAGGACAGTCCGCAGGGATGGCCGCAGGAACCCACCTACGGCTGA
- the glnA gene encoding type I glutamate--ammonia ligase, with the protein MGSPEDVLHKINDEGIQFVDFRFIDLPGLMQHYTMPAHQVTREVFDDGLGFDGSSVRGFQEIQESDMLLVPDPNTAVVDTFRQHPTLILNCFVRDPLTGESYSRDPRYVAQKAEAYLQSTGIADTCYVGPEAEFFVFDDIRFISEPKGSFYAIDSVEAAWNTGKDEGPNLGHKIRHKQGYFPLPPMDHMTDLRSEMVVELERAGIEVELQHHEVGTAGQAEIDFRFAPLAQCADQVMLFKYIVKNVALRNGKTATFMPKPIFMDNGSGMHTHMSLWKDGEPLFYDETGYAGLSEMARHYIGGLLHHAPAVLAFTNPTTNSYKRLVPGYEAPINLVYSQRNRSAACRIPLISKSPKAKRVEFRVPDPSCNPYLAFSALMMAGLDGVRNKIEPPDPVDKDIYELGPEALADLPSVPASLDQALAALEDDHEFLLEGGVFTEDLIETHINFKMEAEVTPNRLRPTPHEFELYYDI; encoded by the coding sequence TTGGGTAGTCCAGAAGACGTCCTGCACAAGATCAACGACGAGGGCATCCAGTTCGTCGACTTCCGCTTCATCGACCTGCCCGGTCTGATGCAGCACTACACGATGCCCGCCCACCAGGTGACCCGCGAGGTGTTCGACGACGGCCTCGGCTTCGACGGCTCGTCGGTCCGCGGATTCCAGGAGATCCAGGAATCCGACATGCTGCTGGTGCCGGACCCCAACACGGCGGTCGTCGACACCTTCCGCCAGCACCCCACGCTGATCCTCAACTGCTTCGTGCGGGACCCGCTCACGGGCGAGAGCTACAGCCGTGACCCCCGCTACGTCGCGCAGAAGGCCGAGGCCTACCTGCAGTCGACCGGGATCGCCGACACCTGCTACGTCGGACCGGAGGCGGAGTTCTTCGTCTTCGACGACATCCGCTTCATCTCCGAGCCCAAGGGGTCGTTCTACGCCATCGACTCCGTCGAGGCCGCGTGGAACACCGGCAAGGACGAAGGCCCGAACCTGGGCCACAAGATCCGTCACAAGCAGGGCTACTTCCCGCTTCCCCCGATGGACCACATGACCGACCTTCGCTCGGAGATGGTCGTGGAGCTCGAGCGGGCGGGTATCGAGGTCGAGCTGCAGCACCACGAGGTCGGCACCGCCGGCCAGGCCGAGATCGACTTCCGGTTCGCGCCGCTCGCCCAGTGCGCCGACCAGGTCATGCTGTTCAAGTACATCGTCAAGAACGTGGCGCTGCGCAACGGCAAGACCGCGACGTTCATGCCCAAGCCGATCTTCATGGACAACGGCTCCGGCATGCACACCCACATGTCGCTGTGGAAGGACGGCGAGCCGCTGTTCTACGACGAGACCGGCTACGCCGGCCTGTCGGAGATGGCTCGCCACTACATCGGCGGCCTGCTGCACCACGCCCCCGCGGTGCTGGCCTTCACCAACCCGACGACCAACAGCTACAAGCGGCTGGTCCCCGGCTACGAGGCCCCGATCAACCTGGTCTACAGCCAGCGGAACCGTTCGGCGGCCTGCCGTATCCCGCTGATCTCCAAGAGCCCGAAGGCCAAGCGCGTGGAGTTCCGCGTGCCGGACCCCTCGTGCAACCCCTACCTGGCGTTCTCCGCGCTGATGATGGCGGGCCTGGATGGCGTGCGGAACAAGATCGAGCCGCCGGACCCGGTGGACAAGGACATCTATGAGCTCGGCCCGGAGGCCCTGGCGGACCTGCCGTCGGTGCCGGCCAGCCTGGACCAGGCGCTGGCGGCGCTCGAGGACGACCACGAGTTCCTGCTCGAGGGCGGTGTGTTCACCGAGGACCTCATCGAGACCCACATCAACTTCAAGATGGAGGCCGAGGTCACCCCGAACCGCCTGCGCCCGACTCCCCACGAGTTCGAGCTCTATTACGACATCTGA
- a CDS encoding glycosyltransferase family 4 protein: MATSSDRITSRLRGLGVGIDLVHLTNGVGEVHARQVGGGEELVVPSGGDAADAARTAWNRLAGRHGRYRAVVCFGGPQAMAPAPVWAAWLGAPLVTLLRGNDFETGVFSPRRSVLVDGLRSSRVVSTVSRDMAQRVGLLLGDAGPTVVTVTNGIDTHLWTVTDSDRRRAAAWRAATVPAGRRVVGLVGQLKAKKGAVDLLEAVRRSGSADRVHIALIGDLDPGVGEWLAADGGRLSWSHEPFLDRFELLARLPAIDVIALPSRHDGLPNVALEAATVGVPLLAAQTGGLADLAAAGPIGFTFDAGDADGLAEALVAALSCPAADLRDLGAKAARTASGFDAQREAEAYLALFAEL; the protein is encoded by the coding sequence ATGGCCACCTCCAGCGACCGGATCACCTCCCGGCTCCGCGGGCTGGGCGTCGGCATCGACCTGGTGCACCTGACCAACGGCGTCGGCGAGGTGCACGCCCGGCAGGTGGGGGGAGGGGAGGAGCTGGTGGTGCCCAGCGGTGGTGATGCCGCTGACGCCGCCCGCACGGCATGGAACCGCCTGGCTGGTAGGCACGGGCGGTACCGGGCCGTGGTGTGCTTCGGTGGTCCCCAGGCGATGGCCCCGGCGCCGGTCTGGGCCGCGTGGCTCGGCGCGCCGCTCGTCACGCTGCTGCGGGGCAACGACTTCGAGACGGGCGTGTTCTCGCCCCGCCGGTCGGTGCTGGTCGACGGCCTGCGCTCCTCGCGGGTCGTGTCCACCGTGTCACGTGACATGGCGCAGCGCGTCGGCCTGCTGCTCGGTGACGCCGGACCGACGGTGGTCACCGTCACCAACGGGATCGACACCCACCTGTGGACCGTCACGGACTCCGACCGGCGCCGCGCGGCGGCGTGGCGGGCGGCAACGGTGCCGGCGGGCCGTCGGGTGGTCGGCCTCGTCGGGCAGCTCAAGGCCAAGAAGGGTGCGGTCGACCTGCTCGAGGCGGTACGGCGATCGGGCAGCGCGGACCGTGTGCACATCGCCCTGATCGGCGACCTCGACCCGGGTGTGGGTGAGTGGCTGGCGGCCGACGGGGGTCGGCTGTCGTGGTCGCACGAACCGTTCCTCGACCGGTTCGAGCTGCTCGCGCGCCTGCCAGCCATCGACGTGATCGCGCTGCCGTCCCGGCACGACGGCCTGCCGAACGTCGCGCTGGAAGCGGCCACGGTCGGCGTACCGCTGCTTGCCGCCCAGACCGGTGGGCTGGCCGACCTTGCCGCCGCCGGACCGATCGGCTTCACCTTCGACGCCGGCGATGCCGACGGGCTGGCCGAGGCCCTGGTCGCGGCGCTGTCGTGTCCGGCGGCCGACCTGCGTGATCTCGGGGCGAAGGCGGCCCGAACCGCCTCGGGGTTCGACGCCCAGCGGGAAGCCGAGGCGTACCTGGCCCTGTTCGCCGAGCTGTGA
- a CDS encoding SDR family oxidoreductase: MTDAVLAGAHVLVVGGTGKIGGAIAGHAVSAGARVTITSRSAEGAAQAAANYDGDVTGIGFDVTDHETVDALLAAGPFDHAVITAADNSFKGLSDITAEELDAIIAVKLKGIMWTARHLRPRMDEKGSMLFISGMLSRRPAGAAPLAAINAAVETLAPALAQEWSPLRVNVVSPEAMGSTGAGSHAGGPGDVAALVTATLANRWINGTVLDIHGG, encoded by the coding sequence ATGACCGATGCAGTTCTCGCCGGAGCACACGTCCTGGTCGTCGGCGGCACGGGGAAGATCGGCGGGGCGATCGCGGGCCATGCCGTCTCCGCTGGTGCTCGCGTGACCATCACGAGCCGATCGGCCGAGGGCGCAGCGCAGGCCGCAGCCAACTACGACGGCGACGTGACCGGCATCGGCTTCGACGTCACCGACCACGAGACCGTGGACGCCCTCCTGGCCGCAGGTCCCTTCGACCATGCCGTCATCACCGCGGCCGACAACTCCTTCAAGGGCCTCAGCGACATCACGGCCGAGGAGCTGGACGCGATCATCGCCGTCAAGCTCAAGGGCATCATGTGGACGGCCCGCCACCTGCGCCCACGGATGGACGAGAAAGGCAGCATGCTGTTCATCTCGGGCATGCTGTCGCGCCGTCCGGCCGGTGCCGCCCCGCTTGCGGCCATCAACGCCGCCGTGGAGACCCTTGCTCCAGCCTTGGCTCAGGAGTGGTCCCCACTGCGGGTCAACGTCGTCTCGCCGGAGGCGATGGGCAGCACCGGAGCCGGCAGCCACGCCGGTGGACCGGGAGACGTGGCGGCCCTCGTGACCGCCACGCTGGCCAACCGCTGGATCAACGGCACCGTCCTCGACATCCACGGCGGCTGA